Below is a window of Clavibacter michiganensis subsp. tessellarius DNA.
TCCGCGTCGACGTCTGGTCCGACATCGCCTGCCCGTGGTGCTACGTCGGCAAGCGCCGGTTCGAGGCCGGCGTCCGGGCGTTCGCGGCGCAGACGCCCGACGCCCCGGCGGTCGAGGTCACCTACCGCTCCTTCGAGCTCGCGCCCGACACCCCGGTCGACTTCGCCGGCACCGAGGTGGACTTCCTCGCCGGGCACAAGGGCATCCCCGCCGAGCGCGTCCGCACCATGCTCGCCGACATGACCGCGCTGGCCGCCGCCGAGGGCCTCGCCTACGACTACGACGCGCTGCAGCACACCAACACGGTGCTCGCGCACGAGCTGCTCCACCACGCGCGGGCGCACGGGCTGCAGCTCGAGATGGTCGAGCGCCTGCTGTCCGCGTACTTCACCGAGGGGCGCCACGTGGGACGCGTCGCGGACCTCGTCGAGCTCGCGGCCGAGGTCGGCCTCGACGCGGACGCGGCGCGCGAGGCGCTCGAGTCGCAC
It encodes the following:
- a CDS encoding DsbA family oxidoreductase, with product MTDTPASALPALRVDVWSDIACPWCYVGKRRFEAGVRAFAAQTPDAPAVEVTYRSFELAPDTPVDFAGTEVDFLAGHKGIPAERVRTMLADMTALAAAEGLAYDYDALQHTNTVLAHELLHHARAHGLQLEMVERLLSAYFTEGRHVGRVADLVELAAEVGLDADAAREALESHRHLDDVRADQAQAVAYGIQGVPFFVVDERFGISGAQDPTVFASALAEALAARDGETVRVVAGEEATR